One Streptomyces sp. B21-105 genomic region harbors:
- a CDS encoding acyl carrier protein — MIADYLATILGTVYKVPGVIEPTMSFQDLEIDSLSLAELGAQLEDDLGVTVEEENLAPTTTVAELVELLEAQGAVVPA; from the coding sequence ATGATCGCCGACTACCTCGCCACCATCCTCGGCACGGTCTACAAGGTCCCCGGAGTCATCGAGCCCACGATGTCGTTCCAGGATCTGGAGATCGATTCGCTGTCCCTTGCGGAGCTGGGCGCCCAGCTGGAGGACGACCTCGGCGTCACCGTCGAGGAGGAGAACCTCGCCCCCACGACCACGGTGGCCGAACTGGTCGAGCTGCTGGAGGCCCAGGGGGCGGTCGTCCCCGCATGA
- a CDS encoding RNA polymerase sigma factor, which translates to MRPVPDERRDEQTVKLVRAAQRGDTLAMAELLDHLAPYVGRICAPIALDQGADAAQETLVAVFTSLRTLKNPAALHGWVRAIAVREAVRTAHRAARTVPADLSALPARGDPQLGADIRDVLERLSPEHRAVLTLRDVEGLDERTAASLLGVRTGTVKSRLHRARDTFRKAWTS; encoded by the coding sequence ATGAGACCTGTGCCCGATGAGCGACGCGACGAGCAGACGGTCAAGCTCGTGCGAGCCGCCCAGCGCGGCGACACCCTCGCCATGGCCGAACTCCTGGACCACCTCGCGCCGTACGTGGGCCGCATCTGCGCGCCCATCGCCCTGGACCAGGGCGCGGACGCGGCGCAGGAGACCCTGGTGGCGGTCTTCACGTCACTGCGCACCCTGAAGAACCCGGCCGCCCTGCACGGCTGGGTCCGTGCCATCGCCGTGCGCGAAGCGGTCCGCACCGCGCATCGCGCCGCACGCACCGTACCGGCCGATCTCAGCGCGCTCCCGGCCCGCGGCGACCCCCAACTCGGCGCCGACATCAGGGACGTACTGGAGCGGCTCTCCCCCGAACACCGCGCCGTGCTGACGCTGCGCGACGTGGAGGGCCTGGACGAGCGCACGGCCGCGTCTTTGCTCGGTGTACGCACGGGCACCGTCAAGTCTCGGCTGCACCGGGCCCGCGACACCTTCCGGAAGGCGTGGACGTCATGA
- a CDS encoding SDR family oxidoreductase, translating to MGRTIHLVTTAGEKPLPGAARPVALVTGVGRSIGIGAGIARRLARAGWNIAFTYWSPYDARMAWGAEAEAADTIARSLVEQGAETAAVEADLADPDTPERVFDEARRRLGDVTALVMCHCESVDSGLLDTTLESFDRHFAVNARATWLLIREYGRRFQGTRGTGRVISLTSDHTVGNLPYGASKGALDRITLAAAHELAPLGITANVIDPGPVDTGWMSDAIRDEVVRQTPLGRLGSPQDTAHLVEFLCSPQGQWINGQLLKSNGGLAR from the coding sequence ATGGGTCGAACGATTCACCTTGTGACGACCGCAGGAGAGAAGCCCTTGCCCGGTGCCGCCAGGCCGGTCGCGTTGGTGACCGGAGTCGGCCGCTCCATCGGGATCGGCGCGGGTATCGCCCGCCGGTTGGCCAGGGCCGGCTGGAACATCGCCTTCACCTACTGGAGCCCGTACGACGCGCGAATGGCTTGGGGCGCCGAGGCCGAAGCCGCGGACACCATCGCCAGGTCCCTGGTGGAACAGGGCGCCGAGACGGCGGCCGTCGAGGCGGACCTCGCCGATCCGGATACCCCGGAGCGCGTCTTCGACGAGGCCCGGCGCCGCCTCGGCGACGTCACCGCCCTGGTGATGTGCCACTGCGAGTCGGTCGACTCCGGGCTGCTCGACACCACCTTGGAAAGCTTCGACCGCCACTTCGCGGTGAACGCACGCGCCACCTGGTTGCTGATCCGCGAGTACGGCCGTCGCTTCCAGGGAACTCGCGGAACCGGACGCGTGATCAGCCTCACCAGTGACCACACCGTCGGCAACCTGCCCTACGGAGCCAGCAAGGGTGCGCTGGACCGCATCACACTGGCCGCCGCCCATGAACTCGCCCCACTCGGGATCACCGCCAACGTGATCGACCCGGGGCCGGTGGACACCGGGTGGATGTCCGACGCCATCCGGGACGAGGTGGTGCGGCAGACGCCGCTGGGACGGCTCGGCAGCCCGCAGGACACGGCCCACCTCGTGGAGTTCCTGTGCTCACCGCAGGGGCAGTGGATCAACGGACAACTGCTGAAGAGCAACGGCGGCCTCGCCCGTTGA
- a CDS encoding alpha/beta hydrolase, translating to MALRTRRGRTRRGRLRRALYATLVAASVAVPVSGAASPAQVPAPAPTVTGLPAAATPAALAERYAASRRDIGAAGRMAAAHGDRKRADALRVMGRPARHFLSFDGREGGRTVEVVGDLARAERIAVVVPGAGVLVDNYWRLLGGARALHKELGDRSAVVAWLGYETPSTVSLAAVTSGRADGAAHELRRFLDELEMLKPAARTSLVCHSYGTVVCARAASTPGLADVVLYGSPGTGYDNAAALKTRATVWTGRSSGDWVADVPHLRVPLLVTEIGFGTDPVSEEFGAKRFPAGDGGHSDYLKPGSVPLKNIARIVCGQDPEDPSESTSGGRHA from the coding sequence ATGGCGCTCCGTACCCGCAGAGGCCGTACCCGCAGAGGCCGTCTGCGCCGCGCCCTGTACGCCACCCTGGTCGCCGCCTCGGTGGCCGTGCCGGTATCGGGTGCGGCGAGCCCCGCGCAGGTCCCGGCGCCCGCACCGACGGTCACCGGACTGCCGGCGGCCGCCACTCCGGCCGCGCTCGCCGAGCGGTACGCCGCGTCGCGCCGTGACATCGGGGCGGCCGGGCGCATGGCCGCCGCCCACGGCGATCGCAAGCGGGCCGACGCCCTGCGCGTCATGGGGCGGCCGGCACGCCACTTCCTGTCCTTCGACGGCCGCGAGGGAGGCCGGACCGTCGAGGTCGTCGGAGACCTCGCCCGCGCCGAACGGATCGCCGTGGTGGTGCCGGGCGCCGGCGTGCTCGTCGACAACTACTGGCGCTTACTGGGCGGCGCGAGAGCGCTGCACAAGGAACTGGGCGACCGGTCCGCAGTCGTCGCCTGGCTCGGCTACGAAACGCCGTCCACGGTCAGCCTGGCGGCGGTGACCTCGGGGCGTGCCGACGGCGCCGCTCATGAACTGCGTCGGTTCCTCGATGAGTTGGAGATGCTCAAGCCCGCTGCCCGGACCTCCCTCGTCTGCCACTCCTACGGCACCGTCGTCTGCGCCCGCGCCGCCTCCACCCCGGGGCTCGCCGATGTCGTCCTGTACGGCAGCCCCGGCACCGGCTACGACAACGCCGCCGCGCTGAAGACCCGGGCCACCGTCTGGACGGGCCGCAGCTCCGGCGACTGGGTCGCCGATGTGCCGCACCTGAGGGTCCCGTTGCTCGTCACCGAGATCGGGTTCGGGACCGATCCGGTGTCGGAGGAGTTCGGCGCCAAGCGGTTCCCGGCGGGCGACGGCGGGCACAGCGACTACCTGAAGCCAGGCTCCGTACCGCTGAAGAACATCGCTCGGATCGTCTGCGGACAAGACCCTGAAGACCCGTCCGAAAGCACTTCGGGAGGCCGTCATGCGTGA
- a CDS encoding sensor histidine kinase: MTTSDRAERFAAGLRALPRALQEDLWTGTAELRPAAGGPRWPRGLAVTVAVLLGAVIVASNGNKYAWAYQLGELGYVLAVAQASVLVVALYRPIPAWWGATMIQLALLVAWFELADTVGGRKFPWTGSELVLQAWVLFLVALRARPRTAVESLVIGAVPGLAFAFATGHGDRAPLAAAVPVIATVVGASLRGRQVARSQLVEMEELTAEERARRTLLEERNRIARELHDVVAHHMSVISIQAQVAPHLVENPSDELKENLASIRENAKEALTELRQVLGVLRSEHPVPENERHAPQPTLDRLDELVGNVRGAGLTVTTHTTGERARLTSSIELSAFRIIQEALSNAMRHAPGAEVRVEIDHRPTAVTIRVANTAPDRHTPPSPGAGHGLLGMRERTAMLGGTLAFGATPDGGYEVIAELPTKLPAQQADLVEDTA, translated from the coding sequence ATGACGACGTCGGACAGGGCAGAGCGGTTCGCGGCGGGCCTGCGGGCGCTGCCGCGCGCACTGCAGGAGGACCTTTGGACGGGGACCGCCGAGCTGAGGCCCGCAGCCGGGGGTCCGCGTTGGCCGCGGGGACTCGCGGTGACCGTGGCGGTGCTGCTGGGCGCGGTCATCGTCGCGTCCAACGGCAACAAGTACGCCTGGGCCTACCAGTTGGGCGAACTCGGCTACGTGCTCGCCGTGGCCCAGGCGTCGGTGCTCGTCGTCGCGCTGTACCGCCCGATCCCCGCCTGGTGGGGGGCGACGATGATTCAGCTGGCGCTTCTGGTCGCGTGGTTCGAGCTGGCCGACACGGTCGGCGGCAGAAAGTTCCCTTGGACCGGCTCCGAACTCGTCCTCCAGGCATGGGTGCTGTTCCTCGTCGCGTTGCGGGCCCGTCCCAGAACCGCGGTCGAGTCGCTGGTGATCGGCGCGGTGCCGGGTCTGGCCTTCGCGTTCGCCACCGGCCACGGCGATCGAGCCCCCCTCGCCGCCGCGGTCCCCGTGATCGCCACGGTCGTCGGCGCCTCGCTGCGCGGCCGCCAGGTGGCCCGCTCCCAACTGGTCGAGATGGAGGAACTCACCGCCGAGGAGCGGGCCCGGCGCACGCTCCTGGAGGAGCGCAACCGGATCGCCCGCGAGCTGCACGACGTGGTCGCCCACCACATGTCGGTCATCTCCATCCAGGCGCAGGTCGCCCCGCACCTGGTCGAGAACCCCTCCGACGAGCTGAAGGAGAACCTGGCGAGCATCCGGGAGAACGCCAAGGAGGCGCTGACCGAACTGCGTCAGGTGCTCGGCGTACTGCGCTCCGAGCACCCCGTACCGGAGAACGAGCGGCACGCCCCGCAGCCCACCCTCGACCGGCTGGACGAGCTCGTCGGCAACGTGCGCGGCGCCGGTCTCACCGTCACCACGCACACCACGGGCGAGCGGGCCCGCCTGACCTCGAGCATCGAGCTCTCGGCATTCCGTATCATCCAGGAGGCACTGAGCAACGCGATGCGGCACGCGCCGGGAGCGGAGGTACGCGTGGAGATCGACCACCGGCCGACCGCCGTCACGATCAGGGTCGCCAACACCGCACCGGACCGGCACACCCCGCCCTCGCCGGGCGCCGGTCACGGTCTGCTGGGCATGCGCGAGCGCACCGCGATGCTGGGCGGCACGCTCGCTTTCGGCGCCACCCCCGACGGGGGGTACGAAGTGATCGCGGAGCTGCCCACGAAGCTCCCCGCTCAACAGGCCGACCTTGTGGAGGACACCGCATGA
- a CDS encoding response regulator transcription factor gives MTTIRVLIADDQMMVRQGFTVLLNAEPGIEVVGQAVDGNDAVTKVAELDPDVVLMDIRMPGLGGIEATRRITAPPAATTKVLVLTTFDLDEYVYEALRAGASGFLLKDASATELAHAVRVVGAGEALLAPNITKRLIAEFSRVTDSPHTPLKGRNGNLTERETEVLSLIAQGLANGEIAQRLVVAEQTVKTHVSRILVKLNLRDRTQAAIHAYETGLVRPAGY, from the coding sequence ATGACGACCATCCGCGTGCTGATCGCCGACGACCAGATGATGGTCCGCCAGGGATTCACGGTGCTGCTCAACGCCGAACCCGGCATCGAAGTCGTCGGCCAAGCCGTGGACGGTAACGACGCGGTGACCAAGGTCGCCGAACTGGACCCCGACGTCGTCCTGATGGACATCCGGATGCCCGGCCTCGGCGGCATCGAGGCGACGCGCCGCATCACGGCGCCGCCGGCAGCCACCACCAAGGTCCTCGTCCTGACCACGTTCGACCTCGACGAGTACGTGTACGAGGCGCTGCGCGCCGGCGCGTCCGGATTCCTGCTGAAGGACGCGTCCGCCACGGAACTCGCCCACGCCGTACGGGTGGTGGGGGCGGGCGAGGCCCTGCTCGCGCCGAACATCACCAAGCGCCTCATCGCCGAGTTCTCCCGGGTGACCGACTCTCCGCACACCCCGCTCAAGGGCCGTAACGGCAATCTGACCGAGCGTGAGACGGAGGTCCTGTCACTGATCGCGCAGGGCCTGGCGAACGGGGAGATAGCGCAGCGGCTGGTGGTGGCGGAGCAGACCGTCAAGACGCATGTCAGCCGGATCCTGGTCAAGCTGAACCTGCGCGACCGGACGCAGGCCGCGATCCACGCGTACGAGACTGGCCTGGTGCGTCCGGCCGGCTACTGA
- a CDS encoding cytochrome P450: protein MHSEPTETAPDINLVDPGLYSHGDPFAQWRWLRANSPVHWHPPAAELPGFWSLTRYEDIRAAYRDAETFSSAQGILLRPADHGADPGGGRTLALTDAPRHRQLRGLVDEWFAVRSVRALEAEMKAIAQRVVDEALERGSCDFVAEVAARIPLYVICKMMGVPESDWQHLYNLTSQAFAAGDPLTRRFAHLDILGYFEKLQAEKAANPADDLVSVLATASIKGERLSSEDVILNCDNLLVGGTENTRIAASSGMLTFLRHPDQWRILVEEPDLLPSAVEEVLRWTSTATHIMRTAVRPTEIHGKKIAAGDRVVFWLPSANRDETVFENPDLFDVRRQPNRHLTLGFGEHFCVGSMLARVELRLLYGELLRKSVDIELDGEPKLLDSIVVNGPERLQVRLTPRAA, encoded by the coding sequence ATGCACAGTGAGCCGACCGAAACGGCGCCAGATATCAACCTGGTCGATCCCGGACTTTATTCACATGGCGACCCGTTTGCGCAATGGCGATGGCTGCGTGCCAACTCGCCGGTCCACTGGCACCCGCCGGCCGCCGAGCTCCCCGGCTTCTGGTCCCTGACCAGGTACGAGGACATCCGTGCGGCGTACCGCGACGCCGAAACCTTCAGCTCGGCCCAGGGCATCCTGCTGCGGCCCGCCGACCACGGGGCCGACCCGGGTGGCGGGCGCACCCTCGCCCTCACCGACGCGCCCCGGCACCGACAGCTCCGGGGGCTGGTCGACGAGTGGTTCGCGGTCCGGTCCGTGCGGGCTCTCGAGGCGGAGATGAAGGCCATCGCCCAGCGCGTCGTCGATGAGGCCCTGGAGCGCGGGAGCTGCGACTTCGTCGCCGAGGTCGCCGCCCGGATCCCGCTGTACGTGATCTGCAAGATGATGGGCGTGCCGGAGTCCGACTGGCAGCACTTGTACAACCTGACCAGCCAGGCCTTCGCGGCCGGCGACCCGCTCACCCGCAGGTTCGCCCACCTGGACATCCTCGGGTACTTCGAGAAGCTCCAGGCCGAGAAGGCGGCGAACCCCGCCGACGACCTGGTGAGCGTGCTGGCGACAGCCAGCATCAAGGGTGAACGCCTCAGCTCCGAGGACGTCATCCTCAATTGCGACAACCTGCTTGTCGGCGGTACCGAGAACACCCGCATAGCAGCATCCAGCGGCATGCTGACATTCCTCCGGCATCCCGACCAGTGGCGCATTCTTGTCGAAGAGCCAGACCTGCTGCCGTCCGCCGTCGAAGAGGTTCTCCGCTGGACGTCCACCGCGACGCATATCATGCGCACCGCGGTACGGCCGACCGAGATCCACGGGAAGAAAATTGCGGCCGGCGACCGTGTCGTATTCTGGCTCCCGTCGGCCAACCGCGACGAGACGGTATTCGAGAATCCCGACCTTTTCGATGTGCGCCGACAGCCGAATCGGCATCTGACACTGGGTTTCGGTGAGCATTTCTGCGTCGGGAGCATGCTCGCCCGAGTGGAACTCAGACTTCTCTACGGTGAACTGCTCAGGAAATCCGTCGACATTGAGCTCGACGGTGAACCGAAACTGCTCGATTCCATAGTCGTCAACGGTCCGGAGCGTCTTCAGGTCCGTCTGACGCCGCGTGCCGCGTAG
- a CDS encoding beta-ketoacyl-ACP synthase III has product MPAPAAVVAGLGTCLPTEEFDNAWLAARLDTSAEWIRTRTGIAARRRAAPDVSMRDLACEAGANALRSAGLRDVGGLILATTTPDRPCPAAAPEIALRLGLGPVPAFDLSAVCTGFLYAVTTAASMITAGIVDSVLVVAAETYTRVVDPSDRSTAVIFGDGAGAVVLRRGSSQERGALLAFDLGSDGSGKDLIHIPGPREQSDGPRWFSMAGRKVYLRAVEQMTASALRVMKDCAWSPSGVDALVPHQANARIIQAMAERLGVPPERAVCALGRVGNTAAASIPLALAEALRTHQLQEGARTVLTAFGGGLTWASTALTWPRLSAVSSEI; this is encoded by the coding sequence ATGCCTGCACCAGCAGCGGTGGTAGCCGGACTCGGTACCTGCCTGCCGACCGAGGAGTTCGACAACGCCTGGCTGGCGGCCCGGCTGGACACCAGTGCCGAGTGGATCCGGACGCGCACCGGAATCGCGGCACGACGCCGGGCGGCGCCCGACGTCTCCATGCGGGATCTCGCCTGCGAGGCCGGGGCCAACGCGCTGCGTTCGGCCGGACTGCGGGATGTCGGCGGTCTGATCCTCGCCACCACGACACCGGACCGTCCCTGCCCGGCCGCCGCCCCGGAGATCGCCCTGCGCCTCGGGCTCGGCCCGGTTCCCGCGTTCGACCTGTCCGCCGTCTGCACGGGGTTCCTCTACGCCGTGACGACGGCCGCGAGCATGATCACGGCCGGAATCGTGGACAGCGTCCTGGTCGTGGCGGCCGAGACCTACACCCGCGTCGTCGACCCGTCGGACCGCAGCACCGCCGTGATCTTCGGTGACGGCGCGGGCGCCGTGGTGCTGCGGCGCGGCTCGTCGCAGGAGCGGGGCGCGCTGCTCGCCTTCGACCTCGGCAGCGACGGGTCCGGCAAGGACCTGATCCACATCCCGGGCCCGCGCGAGCAGAGCGACGGTCCGCGCTGGTTCTCGATGGCCGGCCGGAAGGTGTACCTGCGGGCGGTCGAGCAGATGACGGCCTCGGCTCTGCGGGTGATGAAGGACTGTGCCTGGAGCCCGTCGGGCGTCGACGCCCTCGTACCGCACCAGGCGAATGCGCGCATCATCCAGGCGATGGCGGAGCGGCTCGGCGTGCCGCCGGAGCGAGCGGTGTGCGCGCTGGGCCGCGTCGGCAACACGGCGGCCGCCTCCATCCCGCTGGCGCTCGCCGAGGCGCTGCGCACACATCAGCTCCAGGAGGGTGCCCGGACCGTGCTGACCGCCTTCGGCGGCGGACTGACCTGGGCATCGACCGCACTGACCTGGCCGCGGCTCTCCGCCGTGAGTTCAGAGATCTGA
- a CDS encoding DUF3995 domain-containing protein: MSRPTDALAPTRAAALVASVLTLDALLHLYWTTGATWPAADDGSLAQAVLGTDVPFTPPVLLPLAGLLLTASAFVLAHSRRPRHLILRLGTLGVAAGLTLRALAGTYWLFAKETGTPFYFLNLALYTPLCAILAVATWRVARCKG, translated from the coding sequence ATGTCGCGTCCGACCGATGCTCTCGCCCCCACCCGCGCCGCCGCGCTCGTCGCCTCGGTGCTCACCCTGGACGCCCTGCTCCACCTGTACTGGACGACGGGCGCCACCTGGCCCGCGGCCGACGACGGGAGCCTGGCCCAAGCGGTTCTGGGCACGGACGTACCGTTCACACCGCCGGTCCTGCTCCCACTCGCCGGCCTCCTCCTCACTGCCTCCGCCTTCGTGCTCGCCCACTCACGCCGCCCCCGCCACCTGATCCTGCGTCTGGGCACCCTGGGCGTGGCCGCGGGCCTTACGCTGCGCGCCCTCGCGGGAACCTACTGGCTGTTCGCCAAAGAGACAGGCACCCCCTTCTACTTTCTCAACCTCGCGCTCTACACCCCGCTGTGCGCAATCCTGGCCGTCGCCACCTGGCGCGTGGCGCGATGCAAAGGATGA
- a CDS encoding beta-ketoacyl-[acyl-carrier-protein] synthase family protein produces MTGYGYRRPDVVITGIGMVTPAGADTTTAWKATCAGLPAAAADPRLAGLAVDFSCPVTGFDPDAVLGTEARRMDPFTQYAVAAAREAVADAAPGDGDWDPARVGVALGTAVGGQRTWEEQGRRLGERGQRAVNPLTVPKAIGNIAAGSVAMDLGLHGPSLALSTACAAGTTALGLALDLLRAGRCDVVLAGGTEAAVTPLVSTAFDRLKALSRRVEDPSGASRPFDEHRDGFVLGEGAAVLVLERADDARARGRRPYARLLGHGASSDAYHLTSPDPDGRGARLALRLALEDARVGAGDVELVNAHATSTPQGDAVEAGLIEDVFGRDTAVTSTKGVTGHMLGAAGAVEAAFTALSIEQGVIPPTANFGAPGADIAGIDIVHGTSRHAPVSLAVSNSFGFGGHNAVVVLGSV; encoded by the coding sequence ATGACCGGCTACGGATACCGGCGCCCGGACGTCGTCATCACCGGGATCGGCATGGTCACCCCGGCCGGGGCCGACACCACGACGGCGTGGAAGGCCACCTGCGCCGGGCTGCCCGCGGCCGCGGCCGATCCCCGGCTCGCGGGCTTGGCGGTCGATTTCAGCTGCCCCGTGACCGGGTTCGATCCGGACGCGGTGCTGGGCACCGAGGCCCGTCGTATGGATCCCTTCACACAGTACGCCGTCGCCGCGGCCCGCGAGGCGGTCGCCGACGCGGCTCCGGGCGACGGCGACTGGGACCCGGCGCGGGTCGGGGTGGCCCTGGGCACCGCGGTCGGCGGACAGCGGACCTGGGAGGAGCAGGGGCGGCGGCTGGGCGAGCGGGGCCAGCGTGCCGTCAACCCGCTGACCGTCCCCAAGGCCATCGGCAACATCGCCGCGGGCTCCGTCGCCATGGACCTCGGTCTGCACGGTCCCTCGCTCGCCCTCTCCACCGCCTGCGCGGCCGGTACGACCGCCCTGGGCCTCGCCCTGGACCTGCTGCGCGCGGGCCGCTGCGACGTGGTGCTGGCCGGCGGGACCGAAGCCGCCGTGACGCCCCTCGTGTCCACCGCCTTCGACCGGCTCAAGGCGCTGTCCCGGCGGGTCGAGGACCCCTCCGGCGCGTCCCGGCCGTTCGACGAGCACCGTGACGGCTTCGTGCTGGGCGAGGGCGCCGCCGTGCTCGTCCTGGAGCGCGCGGACGACGCGCGGGCCCGCGGCCGGCGTCCCTACGCGCGACTCCTGGGGCACGGCGCCTCGTCGGACGCCTACCATCTCACCTCGCCCGATCCCGACGGGCGCGGTGCACGGCTCGCCCTGCGGCTGGCGCTCGAAGACGCGCGGGTCGGCGCCGGCGACGTCGAACTCGTCAACGCCCACGCGACCAGCACGCCCCAGGGCGACGCGGTCGAAGCGGGCCTGATCGAGGACGTCTTCGGCCGGGACACCGCGGTGACCTCGACCAAGGGGGTGACCGGGCACATGCTCGGTGCCGCGGGGGCCGTCGAGGCCGCGTTCACCGCCCTGTCGATCGAGCAGGGAGTGATCCCGCCCACCGCCAACTTCGGTGCGCCCGGCGCGGACATCGCCGGGATCGACATCGTCCACGGCACGTCCCGGCACGCCCCCGTATCCCTCGCCGTCAGCAACTCCTTCGGCTTCGGCGGTCACAACGCGGTCGTGGTCCTCGGCAGCGTCTGA
- a CDS encoding VOC family protein has translation MEIVSSRKITTFLMFEGNAEDAMTFYISLFDDAEVVSMSRYGAAGPGKEGSVEHATFSLAGEQFLCIDSPVKHDFTFTPAVSLFVQCQDEAELDRLFAALAEQGAVLMPLGDYGFSRKFGWVNDRFGVSWQLNLPA, from the coding sequence ATGGAGATCGTGTCCTCACGGAAGATCACCACGTTCCTGATGTTCGAGGGGAACGCCGAAGACGCGATGACCTTCTACATCTCACTGTTCGATGATGCCGAGGTGGTCAGCATGAGCCGCTACGGAGCCGCGGGTCCCGGCAAGGAGGGGAGCGTGGAACACGCGACGTTCTCGCTCGCCGGTGAGCAGTTCTTGTGCATCGACAGTCCCGTGAAGCACGATTTCACCTTCACGCCCGCGGTCTCGCTCTTCGTCCAGTGTCAGGACGAAGCCGAGTTGGACCGCCTCTTCGCGGCCCTGGCCGAGCAGGGCGCCGTGCTCATGCCGTTGGGAGACTATGGCTTCAGCCGCAAGTTCGGCTGGGTCAACGACCGGTTCGGCGTCTCCTGGCAGCTGAACCTGCCCGCGTGA
- a CDS encoding acyltransferase family protein: protein MRDFVRRVESSTPPDRDRAVDALRAFAIVGVVLGHWLVTALIEDSGTLRGASPLTFMPYLAPISWVFQTLAVFFLVGGMVGARGYACAQARGTTYREWVGARMIRLFRPVAVVLAVWAVAAVAMLAAGVDEKTVRALCKLVWSPLWFLLVFAALTAMTPLVAKLHPLWPLAVVLHIDVIRFGLAGPAWLSSVNVVAGWLVPYCLGAAWSRGGLRSRATRWSLLLGGAVTAAGLILWAGYPASMVGVPGTEISNLDPPNLAAVTFGIAQCGAALLLLGPLRRVLERPAAWAAVAGVNLCAMTVFLWHQTAMLLVTAIGAQAAEALPGLHTVPDGGGWVLARLAWLPAFAVALAVCVAAFHTYERGRPAKTRQSGRIVREGRPDPAKLARRAQGASGVRRPSPDTP from the coding sequence ATGCGTGACTTCGTCCGGCGCGTCGAATCCTCGACTCCTCCCGACCGCGACCGCGCTGTCGACGCCCTGCGCGCGTTCGCCATCGTGGGCGTGGTCCTCGGCCACTGGCTTGTGACCGCCCTGATCGAGGACAGCGGCACCCTGCGGGGCGCCAGTCCGCTCACGTTCATGCCCTACCTCGCCCCCATCTCCTGGGTGTTCCAGACGCTCGCGGTGTTCTTCCTGGTGGGTGGAATGGTGGGGGCGAGGGGGTACGCCTGCGCTCAAGCGCGCGGCACGACATACCGGGAGTGGGTCGGCGCCCGCATGATCAGGCTGTTCCGGCCGGTCGCCGTCGTGCTGGCGGTGTGGGCCGTGGCGGCGGTCGCGATGCTCGCCGCCGGAGTGGACGAGAAGACGGTGCGCGCACTGTGCAAGCTCGTGTGGTCGCCGCTCTGGTTCCTGCTGGTGTTCGCGGCGCTCACGGCGATGACCCCGCTGGTGGCCAAGCTTCATCCGCTCTGGCCGCTCGCCGTCGTGCTGCACATCGACGTGATCCGGTTCGGGCTGGCGGGCCCGGCCTGGCTCTCCTCGGTCAACGTGGTGGCCGGCTGGCTGGTCCCGTACTGCCTCGGCGCGGCCTGGTCCCGGGGCGGTCTGCGCAGCCGCGCGACGCGCTGGTCGCTGCTGCTCGGCGGGGCCGTCACCGCCGCCGGGCTGATCCTGTGGGCCGGCTACCCCGCCTCCATGGTCGGCGTGCCCGGGACGGAGATCTCCAATCTCGACCCGCCCAACCTGGCGGCGGTCACGTTCGGCATCGCCCAGTGCGGTGCGGCCCTGCTGCTGCTCGGCCCGCTGCGGCGGGTGCTGGAGCGGCCCGCCGCCTGGGCAGCGGTGGCGGGCGTGAACCTCTGCGCCATGACCGTCTTCCTCTGGCACCAGACCGCGATGCTACTGGTGACGGCGATCGGCGCCCAGGCGGCCGAGGCGCTGCCGGGACTGCACACGGTGCCGGACGGCGGCGGCTGGGTGCTCGCGAGGCTTGCCTGGCTGCCCGCCTTCGCCGTGGCGCTGGCGGTCTGCGTCGCCGCGTTCCACACGTACGAACGAGGCCGGCCCGCAAAGACACGGCAGAGCGGCCGGATCGTTCGCGAGGGACGTCCGGACCCGGCGAAGCTCGCACGGCGTGCCCAGGGAGCATCGGGAGTCCGGCGCCCTTCGCCGGACACCCCCTGA